A single Candidatus Limnocylindria bacterium DNA region contains:
- a CDS encoding TMEM175 family protein — protein sequence MRTSRLEAFSDGVFAIAGTLLVLELRVPEDTTDLVGALLRLWPAYAAYLVSFLTIGILWVNHHTLLEHCTRVDRRFLYLNLLLLITVGIVPFPTALVGQYILSEHGATAALVVYGLGA from the coding sequence ATGCGCACGAGTCGTCTCGAAGCGTTCAGCGACGGCGTGTTCGCGATCGCCGGCACGCTTCTGGTGCTGGAGCTGCGTGTGCCAGAAGACACGACCGATCTCGTGGGTGCGCTCCTCCGCCTGTGGCCGGCCTATGCCGCCTACCTCGTGAGCTTCCTCACCATCGGGATCCTCTGGGTCAACCACCACACGCTGCTCGAGCACTGCACGCGGGTCGACCGGCGCTTCCTCTACCTCAACCTGCTGCTGCTGATCACCGTCGGCATCGTTCCGTTCCCGACGGCGCTCGTCGGCCAGTACATCCTCTCCGAACATGGAGCGACGGCCGCGCTCGTCGTCTATGGGCTCGGCGC